One bacterium genomic region harbors:
- the lpxK gene encoding tetraacyldisaccharide 4'-kinase, whose product MDDRSQTTDHGKRLWSMVYGPWSGRYWHDFFYRNIVSDNRRHRLLKLCLFFISFLVTISQSILLFMYSMNLLKKRKLSSKVISIGAITLGGAGKTPVVELLVKTLIKKGKKVAILSRGYRRVVESDIKLVSNGKEILCNVEEAGDEPYLLAKNLKDAVVFAGKNRYETGKIAEEKFNVDTVVLDDGFQHWRLHRDINIVVINASSPFGNGYVFPRGNLREPYKCLKRADCFIITKTDMIKDVGIIKKRLLDVNSSAQVITTIHKPVCLKNIAGEEQLDIECIKGEKVIALSSLGDPVSFENTLEHVGAEIVAKIGYPDHHWYSKDDIDNIQARQKALKAKFIITTQKDAVRLQRLNIRNPEILVLRIEVEIISGSDRLEKLINAI is encoded by the coding sequence GGTCTATGGTCTATGGTCCATGGTCTGGTAGATATTGGCACGATTTTTTTTACAGAAATATAGTGTCTGATAATAGGAGGCATAGATTATTAAAACTGTGCCTTTTCTTTATTTCATTCTTAGTGACTATTAGCCAGAGTATACTGCTTTTTATGTATTCCATGAATCTTCTAAAGAAAAGGAAACTTTCTTCAAAAGTTATAAGTATCGGAGCTATAACATTGGGTGGAGCTGGTAAAACTCCTGTTGTAGAACTTCTAGTGAAAACGCTTATTAAAAAAGGGAAAAAAGTTGCAATATTGAGCAGAGGATACAGAAGAGTCGTAGAGAGTGATATAAAACTTGTTTCTAATGGCAAAGAGATTTTGTGTAATGTAGAAGAAGCAGGAGATGAGCCATATCTCCTAGCAAAAAACCTGAAAGACGCAGTCGTTTTTGCTGGTAAGAATAGATATGAAACGGGAAAAATCGCAGAAGAAAAGTTCAATGTAGATACAGTAGTTTTAGATGACGGCTTCCAACATTGGCGTTTACATAGAGACATAAATATAGTAGTTATAAATGCTTCCAGCCCTTTTGGTAATGGGTATGTTTTCCCAAGAGGGAATTTGCGTGAGCCATATAAGTGCTTAAAAAGAGCCGATTGCTTTATAATAACAAAGACTGATATGATTAAGGACGTAGGGATAATTAAGAAAAGGCTTCTTGATGTTAACAGTTCAGCACAAGTCATAACCACTATTCATAAGCCTGTATGTTTAAAGAATATTGCTGGAGAAGAACAGCTGGATATTGAATGTATAAAAGGGGAAAAGGTAATAGCGCTTTCAAGTCTTGGAGATCCAGTATCTTTTGAGAACACATTGGAACATGTTGGAGCCGAAATAGTAGCAAAGATTGGGTATCCTGATCATCATTGGTACTCAAAAGATGATATAGATAATATACAGGCAAGGCAAAAAGCGCTTAAGGCAAAATTTATCATTACTACACAAAAAGACGCTGTAAGGTTGCAAAGGTTGAATATTAGGAATCCTGAAATACTTGTTCTCAGAATTGAAGTAGAGATTATTTCAGGAAGCGATAGATTGGAGAAGTTGATTAATGCAATATAA
- a CDS encoding glycosyltransferase, with protein MQYKPKLLRIITWLPVGGIEKRLVRVLSLLRDKYDITVCCIRDKQGAYENDLGDLGIRVCKIHMKSRLDPVGLYRLYKFMKNEKFDIVHTHMYRSNTPGRIAAKFAGIPAIIANLHNIDTWKTRKHFLIDRMLSRYTDKIIAVSDAVREFNIKNSGIDPDKFVTIYNGIDIEEFNKDFGYQVKKEELGIEKDELLVGIFARLYPQKGHKYFLEAASKINGIIDNVKFMIVGEGPLESELKEQAMQLGIRGRVIFTGLRHDIPDLLHIIDVSVLSSFVEGFSNIILESMAAGKPVVATDVGGNREAVIDTETGFIVPQANSDKLANAIIKILNNKQLRIDMGKKARECVAKFSIQEMACQTDMLYKTCLSNKRKTYTGK; from the coding sequence ATGCAATATAAACCTAAACTTTTAAGAATAATAACATGGCTGCCAGTCGGAGGAATAGAGAAAAGGCTGGTTAGAGTACTTTCTTTATTAAGGGATAAATATGATATAACGGTCTGCTGTATTCGAGATAAACAGGGAGCTTATGAGAATGATCTGGGAGATCTTGGAATAAGAGTGTGCAAGATACATATGAAGAGTAGATTGGATCCTGTGGGATTGTACAGGCTATACAAATTTATGAAGAATGAGAAATTTGACATAGTTCATACTCATATGTATCGGTCAAACACACCTGGCCGTATCGCTGCAAAATTTGCAGGCATACCAGCGATTATTGCCAATCTTCACAATATAGACACATGGAAAACAAGAAAACACTTTCTGATTGATAGGATGCTTTCAAGGTATACAGACAAGATAATAGCTGTTTCAGATGCCGTAAGAGAGTTTAACATTAAAAATTCAGGAATTGATCCAGATAAGTTTGTAACAATATATAATGGCATAGATATTGAAGAGTTTAATAAAGACTTTGGCTATCAGGTTAAGAAAGAGGAGCTTGGCATCGAGAAAGATGAGCTGTTAGTTGGGATTTTTGCACGTCTTTATCCACAAAAAGGGCATAAGTATTTTTTAGAAGCTGCGTCTAAAATCAATGGGATTATTGATAATGTAAAATTCATGATTGTTGGAGAAGGTCCGTTAGAATCCGAGCTCAAGGAACAGGCAATGCAGCTGGGGATAAGAGGAAGGGTAATCTTTACAGGACTTAGGCATGATATCCCTGACCTGCTTCATATCATAGATGTTTCTGTGCTTTCCTCTTTCGTAGAGGGGTTTTCAAATATTATATTGGAATCAATGGCAGCAGGCAAGCCTGTTGTAGCAACAGATGTTGGTGGGAATAGGGAAGCAGTAATTGATACAGAAACGGGTTTTATTGTTCCTCAGGCAAACAGTGATAAACTGGCAAATGCCATTATAAAAATTTTAAATAATAAGCAATTAAGAATTGATATGGGGAAAAAAGCCAGAGAATGTGTAGCCAAATTCAGCATTCAAGAAATGGCCTGCCAAACAGACATGCTTTATAAAACCTGTTTGTCAAATAAACGAAAGACCTATACTGGAAAATAG
- a CDS encoding RNA polymerase sigma factor — protein MVCEDSQTIKEAKAGKESAFAQLIEKYMEKTYSVAYALTGNSEDAKDISQEAFLRVFRSLGTFNGKSSFNTWLHRIVINLCNDYYRQKLRFKFMFWHKDDEDAPERNIETLFMPKSMDNNPRDKASESELNEKLNNAISKLPLKQKTVFILKNFNGLLIKNIAQTLGCTEGTVKSHLHRACRKLQEELRMFL, from the coding sequence ATGGTCTGTGAAGATAGCCAAACAATAAAAGAAGCAAAGGCAGGCAAAGAGTCTGCCTTTGCCCAACTGATAGAGAAATATATGGAAAAAACCTATAGTGTTGCATATGCCCTTACCGGAAATAGCGAAGACGCAAAAGACATCTCTCAGGAAGCTTTTTTGCGAGTATTTCGCTCGTTGGGAACATTTAATGGAAAATCATCTTTTAACACCTGGCTTCACAGAATTGTCATAAATTTATGTAATGATTATTACAGGCAAAAATTGCGTTTTAAATTTATGTTCTGGCATAAAGATGATGAAGATGCCCCAGAAAGGAATATTGAAACTCTCTTCATGCCAAAAAGCATGGATAATAACCCCAGAGATAAAGCATCAGAATCGGAACTAAATGAAAAACTGAATAATGCAATATCCAAATTGCCTTTGAAACAGAAAACCGTGTTTATATTAAAAAACTTCAATGGTTTATTAATAAAAAATATAGCTCAGACCTTAGGCTGCACTGAAGGCACTGTAAAAAGCCATCTTCACAGAGCTTGCAGAAAACTACAGGAAGAATTAAGAATGTTTTTATGA